The nucleotide window GACCGGATCGCCGCCGTCACGCGGCGGCCGCAGGATGTGATCGGGACTCACTTCTTCAGCCCCGCGCACGTAATGAAGCTGCTGGAGATCGTGCGTGGCCGCGCGACCGGCAACGACGTGCTTGCGACGGTGCTGGCGCTGGCGAAGCGGCTGAAGAAGACGGGCGTGGTGTCGGGCGTGTGCGATGGCTTCATCGGCAACCGGATGATCGAGCAATACATCCGGCAGGCCGGCTTCCTGCTGGAGGAAGGCTGCACGCCCGCCCAGGTGGACGGCGCGCTGGAGCGGTTCGGCTTGGCGATGGGGCCGTTCCGGATGAGTGACCTGGCGGGCAACGATATCGGCTGGGCGATCCGCAAGCGGCGCGCCGCCGAGCGGCCCGGCATGACGTATTCGAAGGTGGCCGACCTGCTGTGCGAACTGGGACGGTTCGGCCAGAAGACCGGCGCCGGCTGGTATGACTACCGCCCCGGCGACCGGACGCCGCACCCGAGCGCGCAGGTCGACGCGCTGATCGTCGATCATGCCCGGCAAGCCGGTATCGCACCGCGCCGTATCGGCGACGAGGAAATCGTCGAGCGGCTGGTGTACGCGCTGGTTAACGAAGGGGCGCTGATACTGGAAGAAGGGATCGCCCTGCGCGCATCGGACATCGACATGGTCTATCTGACGGGTTACGGTTTCCCGCTGTACCGAGGCGGCCCGATGTTCCATGCCGATACGGTGGGCTTGCCGAACGTGCTGGCGGCGATCGAGCGCTTTGCCGCGGGCGCCCATGGCGAAGCGTGGCGGCCGGCGCCGCTGCTGGTGCGGCTGGCGGCCGAGGGCAGGGGGTTCAACGACCGCTGACGCGGTTCTTTCAGCCGATCTGCTTGCGCATCCGCGCCAGCGGTACCATGACGCCGCCGGGCAGGTCGAGCTCGAATTCTTCCACTGCCTGGTAGCCAGCGGAACGGTACAGCGGCACGCCAGGCAGGGTGGCCGCCATCTCCAGCGCCGTGAACCCGGCGCGGGCCGCTTCGGCTTCGCAGTGGCGTATCAGCAGGGTGCCCAGACCCTGGCGGGCCGCGGCGGGGTCGACGAAGAACGCGCGGATGCGGCCGGGCTGCGTGGCCGGATCGAGCAGCGGATCGACGCCGGATTTCATCCGGTCGGCACCGAACAGGGTGGCACGCTTGCTCCAGCCGCCGCAGGCCAGCGGCACGCCATCACGCTCGATGACGAAATACGTGCCGTCCCGTATCAGCTGGGTGTCGACGCCGAACACGTGGCGTGTCACGGCCTGCGCCTGGGCATCCGTGTAGAACCCCTTGCTGAGCCCGATACCCGACCGGGCGATCAGCGATTCCAGCGCGGGGATGTCCTCCGGTGTTGCGATGCGCAGCGTGGCAGTCATCGGCTTTCCGTCAGCGGCGGTTGGGCGTCAGGATGGTCGGCAGGGCCTTCGGCAGCGTTTCCGGATAGTCGCGCGAGAAGTGCAGGCCACGGCTCTCGCGGCGCTGCAGCGCGCTGTTGACGATCAGCGCGGCCACGTCGACCAGGTTGCGCAACTCCAGCAAGTCGGCCGTGATGCGGAAGTTGCGGTAGTACTCGTCGATCTCTTCCTTCAGCAGGGAAATGCGGTGCTGCGCGCGTTCCAGGCGCTTGGTGGTGCGGACGATGCCCACGTAGTTCCACATCGAGCGGCGCAGTTCATCCCAGTTGTGGGCGATGACGACTTCCTCGTCCGCATCGGTGACGCGGCTTTCATCCCAATCCGGCAGGTAGGGCGTGCCATTCTTTT belongs to Pseudoduganella albidiflava and includes:
- a CDS encoding GNAT family N-acetyltransferase produces the protein MTATLRIATPEDIPALESLIARSGIGLSKGFYTDAQAQAVTRHVFGVDTQLIRDGTYFVIERDGVPLACGGWSKRATLFGADRMKSGVDPLLDPATQPGRIRAFFVDPAAARQGLGTLLIRHCEAEAARAGFTALEMAATLPGVPLYRSAGYQAVEEFELDLPGGVMVPLARMRKQIG